Proteins encoded together in one Sceloporus undulatus isolate JIND9_A2432 ecotype Alabama chromosome 4, SceUnd_v1.1, whole genome shotgun sequence window:
- the MMP9 gene encoding matrix metalloproteinase-9 has protein sequence MEGGRFETLSGPALTSAPQIRQPAMADIDTAVVGGNSQGEPCVFPFNFLGKSYSSCTSEGREDGRLWCATTSDYDADKKWGLCPDQGYSIFLVAAHEFGHALGLEHSSVREALMYPMYTYLADFHLHPDDIQGIQYLYGKGSGPQPTVPSRPTESPDVPDQNPTEWDEASTTDEEGSSVTETTPVDRPEDACKVPGFDAVAEIKKELYLFKDGQYWRKLATGSESIEGPLRIQDTWPEVPKVIDAAFQDRLTKKVFFFSGQRFWVYQGTRVLGPRSIEKLGIGREVQKIVGALQRKNGKVLLFSGEHFWRLDVKAEQVDRGYPRRTDSLFAGVPLDSQNIFLYKGKYHFCRGPFCWRMTPQYQVDKVGYLKYGILKCPEQ, from the exons ACACGGCCGTAGTTGGGGGCAACTCCCAAGGCGAGCCCTGCGTCTTCCCCTTCAACTTCCTGGGCAAATCCTACAGCTCTTGCACCTCCGAAGGCCGTGAGGACGGACGGCTCTGGTGTGCCACCACCAGCGACTATGACGCCGACAAGAAGTGGGGACTCTGCCCTGACCAAG GTTACAGCATCTTCCTGGTGGCCGCCCATGAGTTTGGCCATGCGCTGGGCCTGGAGCACTCCAGCGTGCGCGAGGCACTCATGTACCCCATGTACACCTACCTGGCGGACTTCCACCTGCACCCCGACGACATCCAGGGGATCCAGTACCTCTACG GGAAAGGGTCAGGCCCACAGCCCACAGTGCCCAGCCGCCCCACTGAAAGCCCCGATGTGCCTGACCAAAACCCCACGGAGTGGGATGAGGCGTCCACTACGGACGAAGAGGGCTCCTCCGTGACAGAGACCACCCCAGTGGACCGTCCAGAGGATGCCTGCAAGGTCCCCGGATTCGACGCTGTGGCTGAGATCAAGAAGGAGCTCTACCTCTTCAAGGACGG GCAATACTGGAGGAAGCTAGCAACGGGATCCGAGTCCATTGAGGGTCCGCTGCGGATCCAGGACACGTGGCCGGAGGTCCCCAAGGTCATCGACGCCGCCTTCCAGGACAGGCTGACCAAGAAGGTCTTCTTCTTCTCAG gCCAGCGCTTCTGGGTGTATCAAGGGACACGGGTCCTGGGCCCCCGGAGCATCGAGAAGCTGGGCATCGGAAGAGAGGTGCAGAAGATTGTTGGGGCCCTTCAGCGGAAGAACGGCAAAGTCCTGCTCTTCAGTGGGGAACACTTCTGGAG gCTGGACGTCAAAGCGGAGCAGGTGGACCGGGGATATCCACGCCGGACGGACTCCCTCTTCGCAGGAGTCCCCCTGGACTCCCAGAATATCTTCCTCTACAAAG ggaAATACCACTTTTGCCGGGGCCCCTTCTGTTGGCGGATGACCCCACAGTACCAAGTGGACAAGGTGGGCTACCTGAAGTACGGCATCCTGAAGTGTCCTGAGCAGTAG